CAACGTGGAGCTCTCTCAGTTGCCACTTGCTACAGCTTGTGAATCCAGGCGTCTTCCATGAAGGCTGCACTCTTTGAACGCCAACGCGTACCCAAAATGGCACAGAACATGGATGTTCAAACGCCTGTATCCAATAACCACAGCCTAATAATTAGATAAAGTATCGTAGGAAATCCTATTTCTACGTTCTATCATGAAATGATATCACGAACCAGAAAGGAAATGCTTATATATGGTCAACTAACAATCGAGAAAAGGAACGGGTAAAATTAGTACCTCGACACCAAATATCTCAACGGTTGGAGCAGCTTCAAGGAGATTTATTGTCCATAACAGGTCAAACTCAACATATATGCCTTGAATAGACAGCTTCTTTAGCTTGCTGAATGCAGCGCGGAGTTGCCTGCTTTCAGGCTGGATCCAAAGCTGGGTGAAAAGATAaataaagaaaagcaaaaaaaaatgtaATGATCGATATTGTACACATAGAGAAAAGAAATCACGTGCGCACCAGGCTATTCATTTGCTAATCAACGAAATGCTTCCTAGCAAAgataaattaaaaaaaaaacaaatatcTTGATCAAAACATGAAAcagcaaaaaaaaaacagcgcaaactTACGGTCCTAATTAACGACAATCCATCTGTGGTAACTTTACAATTCGTACTGATGAAATTAGAAGCACATCAGACAATATATACTGAAATAGTATGAAATTACCTTTTCTCCTTGGAAGTTTAAGGTCAGGGTATGGATGTCTGTAGCACCATCTAGAAGCTGGCTTAAACTAAACCCCGGGTGGTCGATGTCAGCACCACATAGGAGGAATAACTCCTTGAGACATGGCACAGAACCAAAATGCAAGGGGGTCTCATTGTGCAGCCAGACCTCCCAACGGAGCAGCTCTAGTTTGGGAAGGCAGAGCACCTCGAGCCTCTTCAAGTAGGAATAGCGGAGCTCAAGAACCCTGAGCCCCGAACTTGGCGCGTCTATCTGCCACACCGAGCCGTCGCCGGCGTCGCAGTGGTCCAGGCTGAGGTGCTGCAGCTGCTTGCAGCAGTCGAACAGCGTGTGGTGCAGCATGTCCCCCTCCGCGAATCGCAGGTTGTAGAGGTGGAGCCTCGTGAGGCAAGGGAGCACATTAGGATACGTGCTGAAGAACCCGTCCACGACCCGTGCTTTCTGCAGCATATCTGCACGTTTGCACCTGAAATCCTTGTCGTCGGCAATGGTGAGGTCCAGCTCTCTTACCGTGCCATTGTCGATGGCGTCACGGACCAGCGGGCCAATATCATGCGAATAGTTGCCAACGAGGTAGATCTCAAGGGACATTTTTGTGACGGTTCTGCTGTGTTTGGTGCGCAAGAAACTCCTAGCAGCTCTGGTCAGAGACGCCATTGCTTGATTTATGTGTTGCGCTGGTATTTTAGAATAAAAAAAAATCCGTAGAGCAGCAGCAAGAGGGTAATCTGGGCATGGCACGGGCAGGAAATCCCTGACATGGAGGTTAAGCTCAGGGAGCAGCCATGGCAGGCTCCTCCAGCGCGTCGACAGGGCGCTGGTCCTTGCGGCCGTCGCAAGGTCCACACTCCCCAAGATGGAGAGCAGGATGTCATCAGTCAGGGCGCCCAGCCTATCTTCCTCTTGTGGCTTCTGCGACAAGACGAGATCATCCATGATTAGTTAATTTGAATTGAACCCCAAAAAGAAGAGAAGCTAGAAAGAGCTTACGCAGCGGTGGCGCACATTATTCTGCTCCATGGACGATAATAATAAGGTCGGAACAGAGTACGCCATGAGGCAAAGCTGTCGTCTTTTCTTtattgaaaaaaggaagggcaggGGAGGTCCGAATAGAACACGAAGAGGAATCCGGAGGGGGTCTGGTTACTCCGAGATGGAACCGTGCAAGCAGTAGCCGTCGTGCCACCGCCATGATTCATGTACTATGTACAGTCTCCATGGTAATACATACAAATACAGGGGCGGCAGATCTAGATGTATGTCCGACCTAGTGGGATAGATTTGATTTAAGTCCAACAACAAAGAGTATTGAAGCAGCTGTGCATGAGAAGAAACAATCTAGGTGCACGTACCTCAGAGGAAGGAAGTATGGAAGGAGACCCAACGGCCAAACACTGGACGGGGCAGCTGGATGTCCCGGCGGCTGAGGAAGAAGGGGAACGGCGATGGCGGCAGTGATGATGGAGGCCGGACTGGGGCGAAGGCGGCCCGCGCCCCCGAGAGGTTGGATTGAGGCTAAGGTATGGCACGGCCACGGCGGCGGCTGTAATTAGATCCGCGGCGTCGCGTCGGGGGGAATACCAGAGCCAGAGCAGGGGAAGAGGAAGGGGGAAGAGAAAAATGAGGCAAGGGAAGGGACGGAAGAAATAAAAGGCCTCGGTCGATCGATTGCAGCCCCCAATCGGTCGTGTTGCCTGCCCCATTAGCGCTGGCCGCCGAGCTGCATGCATGCGTGCTGGCGCTGGGCACGGCCGCGCATGCGCGCTGCCGCCGGGCGTGCTGACCAGTGACCACAGTCTCCTGCGCTTGCTGACTCGTCGGAGTGTGTGCACGTGAAGTGTTTGATGATATGCCGCTCgcagagagagaaagtggggttaAAAGTGGGGGCGTAGTTATTTTGCAGCAAAAATTAGATGATTGCCCGGACGTTGACCGGGCGCATTCGTGGGCGTTTGAGGCTTCGAATTAGGTGATCCTTGTCGTAGATGCTCTTAGGCGAGCATCTCATTCCTCCTTCGTTTCTTCCGCGTTATAGAACATCCCGCCCGCCCTGACTACAGCCTTGTTGATGATGGCCGCCAGCACGTTCTGGGAGCGTGCAAACTCTTTCCTCCACTTGTTTTTCCTACTCTCTGGTCGTGTGAGCCATGTCTTCAAGGACCACGTTGTCAAACTCTTGGCGAGCTCGCCGTCAAGGCGCTTCCTCGCGACCATCTTCATTGTGGTGACGGAACGGTTGAGGGCCCAGGCAGCGACCAGGTCGAGGTTGTTGAGGACCCAGGCCGGCGCCGCGTCCAACTTGGCAAACCCGTAGTGGCTATGCAGCGGCTTCTCCTTCACGAGGTGCCCTGATTTGGCTCCTGCTTTATGTGATAGCGCGTCGGGGATGGCGGCTCCTCCTTGACGGGATGTAGCGGCGAGGGCGGCACCTGGCCACGCTCCCGGAGCGAGCGCTCCGTCATGAGCTCCATCTGACGGACAAATTCCTCGTCCATCAGAGCGGCCTCGCGAGGAGGCACGGCTGTTGCTGCGGAGGCGCCTGGTGCTCCTCGTCAGAGGAGGATATGGCGATCTCCTCCTTGCCGAAGGAGCTAGCCAACGTGGATGTCGAGGGGCCCGAAGAGCGAGGGCGGCGACGCCATGAGCCTAGTGAAGAATTGTCGTTGCCGCCTACTAGCGTGGAGAACCAAGACTTCGGCATCGCAGGAGAAGGAAAGGCTCGGAGAGGAGGACGGGGTTGGAGAGGGGGTGTGGATGTGCATCGCTAGAGCACGGTTTATATAGCCGCATCTAGGCCATGTGAATGGATGGTCAACCCGCTTCAATGCGGCGCAACGGCTGGAGTTGGTTCCTCTGGACGCGACGTCCACATTAAAGCGGCGACGTCCAATAGGTCGCGTTCATCAGGGTCGCCCCTTCCGTCCAGTGACGTTGCTCAGGTAGCAATGTCGGATCTAGGCCGGCATGAATGTGGCGCGTGCGTTGAATGGAAAGCACGGGAGAGGCAGGAGGGTTTTTTTGTGGGCCCCGGTTGTCAAACGCGGGGCATGGTGGCAGTTCGGATACCCGCAAAGCCTTCCCTCacccatttgctttttgtttgctggAAAATGATGTCCAGACCGTCTTAAATGGCAAAACACGTCCGGGCCGTGCCGTTTGGGCAGTTGCAGGCGATTTGAGGGtctgcgttggagatgccctaaggctcCGGTCACTTTACGGACATTTCTTGCAAACCAGACAGTTGCAGGCGGTTTGAGGGTCTGCGTTAGAGATGCCCTAAGGCTTCGGTCATTTTACGGACATTTCTTGCAAACCAGACAGTTGCAGGCAGTTTGAGGGtctgtgttggagatgccctaagagcaACTCTGCGTGCCAACTACTCCCCCATGCCCGCCAGTCGGTGGCAGCCTCCACCATTTCCCTCCACTTTCCCCAAACCCTCCTCCCGCGCGCACTCCTGCCGCTCGCCATGGATGACGACCTCGATGCCGCCGCCAGCCTCGCCTCGTCCGGCATCACGACCCCTCCCCCCCTCCGGCAAAGGCAAGCCTCGCGCTCCCCGCAAGACCGCCACCGCGCCCAAGCCAAAGAAGAAGCTGACGCCCGAGGAGCGGGCCAGGGAGTTTGCGAAGAGAAAGGGATGGAGGCACgcgatcactactagggaaaagcctagcagtaacGCGGGTCTAAGGGCTATCAGTAGCACGGGgcaccgcgctactgatacggcgctacagctaacgtttagcagtagcgtggtttgacacgcgctactgctatacctacttagcagtagcgctttccaaaCCAGCGCTGCTGCTAAGTGCTTCAGCAGAGCGTTTTCCTGTCCAGcgctaaagagcgctactactatattttctcATAGCTTTTTTGCTGCGTATTTGTGATGTTTTTGTACAGGTTTTATacagtattctaatcatatcataaacatgcaatatgctcatcatatcatacacataatagtctcatcatatcatccaacacaaatcatgtcgtcacatcataatcacgatatagctatacaagttacataacatgtctcatcatacataatgtagtacttcttgaggcgtcggttcgtatccctctctcgcactaacgtgaacctaaactaactactggctgtcgctcggaaaccggtacacctaggtctgacactccggccactcgtcgtatactcctggcttagcacttcttcgccatcgacgatctatgcacctgcatccacatgagtcgatgatatgcaacatatatagttaagcaacagaaagagacagacttggcaaaaatagaagtaACATATCATAAgaataaataacaaagttcatcgtacccaaaatgccctaactagagtgatctttgctAGTTGAGGAAGACGGTTGAATTACATCataaataaagtttcgtcgtgcataactcaaagtttcgtcatagagaaagtatggactaaatggacacattgtcatatatcgtcgatcactccaacatgtcgtgccatccacccaagtcagggagatagtccccgagcacagtgaaaggcttcaggtcgagacgctgagccgatatgtcctagtttgtagcacaagtcatgccgaaattcacggaaaatttcggcatgagctttgctaaaaagtggacaaatcgagcacctgaaatttgccgaaacggaaatgaatcaacattcaggcaaaacataggccactcggcttcattccctggaaacaacaaaaggccacttgggcacaatcgaaccacttcaatgttgcataTAACAGGACCACTTAAGAACATGTACATGAGCAACTACAACAGTAGATAAACATGAGCAAACACTGTTGGTATGCGTATAACATGACCACATCAAATTTGCATCTCCTaatgtttgacacttcaagaaaatcttttaaattatgaaccctagaactcaattcAAATTATGTCCTAAATTTCTGTCATAATAAAAATCAGTAAAAATTAAGAACCTAGTACACTTGCAGCACTGatagaaatttatatttttatattgaatttttttctctaaactaaaccctactgccctaattaacatctagttaaaccctactgccctaaccctACTGTCCTAGTacttaagagcatctccactaggcCCCCCAACAGCCCCCAGGAGGCCTTTTTCATCGCCGGCGCGCATTTTTCCCCCAGTCATGCCCCCAGAAGCTCAAAAAGCGCCGGATTTCGCCGAAATTACGTGCAGCGGTCCCAACCCAAACCCAAAAAGCTGGGGTGCAGGTGGGGGCGCCGGCActcttttttgcatgcaaaaccCCCACAAGTCAGTGTCTctcttcactctctctcctcttttcctcaCAGCCTCTCTCCTCTTTTCCTGTGGCACATCTCGCACAGACCGTACTCCTCGTCGGAGCAGACGGACTCGTCCTCCGTCGCCGGCGCCGGATCCACGGCCTGCGCGAGCGGCGCCGCTCTTTGGACCACCTTGACGACGTCGCCATTGACGCACAGGTTGGTGCTTCTGTCGCGAACAGCGCCGGAGTCCGCGTGGCGCGTCTGC
This region of Triticum aestivum cultivar Chinese Spring chromosome 2D, IWGSC CS RefSeq v2.1, whole genome shotgun sequence genomic DNA includes:
- the LOC123055250 gene encoding uncharacterized protein isoform X1; this encodes MHAARRPALMGQATRPIGGCNRSTEAFYFFRPFPCLIFLFPLPLPLLWLWYSPRRDAADLITAAAVAVPYLSLNPTSRGRGPPSPQSGLHHHCRHRRSPSSSAAGTSSCPVQCLAVGSPSILPSSEKPQEEDRLGALTDDILLSILGSVDLATAARTSALSTRWRSLPWLLPELNLHVRDFLPVPCPDYPLAAALRIFFYSKIPAQHINQAMASLTRAARSFLRTKHSRTVTKMSLEIYLVGNYSHDIGPLVRDAIDNGTVRELDLTIADDKDFRCKRADMLQKARVVDGFFSTYPNVLPCLTRLHLYNLRFAEGDMLHHTLFDCCKQLQHLSLDHCDAGDGSVWQIDAPSSGLRVLELRYSYLKRLEVLCLPKLELLRWEVWLHNETPLHFGSVPCLKELFLLCGADIDHPGFSLSQLLDGATDIHTLTLNFQGEKLWIQPESRQLRAAFSKLKKLSIQGIYVEFDLLWTINLLEAAPTVEIFGVEAFEHPCSVPFWVRVGVQRVQPSWKTPGFTSCSKWQLRELHVASFSPLVGHHMLFVREVMGRAPKLETVLLKENEEPCRKCEAMGALPTPIGGMFPRGKDEQDAIARQLRDKRIVSSSSAAKIVFKSIASTVVF
- the LOC123055250 gene encoding uncharacterized protein isoform X4, with the protein product MAYSVPTLLLSSMEQNNKPQEEDRLGALTDDILLSILGSVDLATAARTSALSTRWRSLPWLLPELNLHVRDFLPVPCPDYPLAAALRIFFYSKIPAQHINQAMASLTRAARSFLRTKHSRTVTKMSLEIYLVGNYSHDIGPLVRDAIDNGTVRELDLTIADDKDFRCKRADMLQKARVVDGFFSTYPNVLPCLTRLHLYNLRFAEGDMLHHTLFDCCKQLQHLSLDHCDAGDGSVWQIDAPSSGLRVLELRYSYLKRLEVLCLPKLELLRWEVWLHNETPLHFGSVPCLKELFLLCGADIDHPGFSLSQLLDGATDIHTLTLNFQGEKLWIQPESRQLRAAFSKLKKLSIQGIYVEFDLLWTINLLEAAPTVEIFGVEAFEHPCSVPFWVRVGVQRVQPSWKTPGFTSCSKWQLRELHVASFSPLVGHHMLFVREVMGRAPKLETVLLKENEEPCRKCEAMGALPTPIGGMFPRGKDEQDAIARQLRDKRIVSSSSAAKIVFKSIASTVVF
- the LOC123055250 gene encoding uncharacterized protein isoform X2, whose protein sequence is MAYSVPTLLLSSMEQNNVRHRCKPQEEDRLGALTDDILLSILGSVDLATAARTSALSTRWRSLPWLLPELNLHVRDFLPVPCPDYPLAAALRIFFYSKIPAQHINQAMASLTRAARSFLRTKHSRTVTKMSLEIYLVGNYSHDIGPLVRDAIDNGTVRELDLTIADDKDFRCKRADMLQKARVVDGFFSTYPNVLPCLTRLHLYNLRFAEGDMLHHTLFDCCKQLQHLSLDHCDAGDGSVWQIDAPSSGLRVLELRYSYLKRLEVLCLPKLELLRWEVWLHNETPLHFGSVPCLKELFLLCGADIDHPGFSLSQLLDGATDIHTLTLNFQGEKLWIQPESRQLRAAFSKLKKLSIQGIYVEFDLLWTINLLEAAPTVEIFGVEAFEHPCSVPFWVRVGVQRVQPSWKTPGFTSCSKWQLRELHVASFSPLVGHHMLFVREVMGRAPKLETVLLKENEEPCRKCEAMGALPTPIGGMFPRGKDEQDAIARQLRDKRIVSSSSAAKIVFKSIASTVVF
- the LOC123055250 gene encoding uncharacterized protein isoform X3, which gives rise to MAYSVPTLLLSSMEQNNVRHRCPQEEDRLGALTDDILLSILGSVDLATAARTSALSTRWRSLPWLLPELNLHVRDFLPVPCPDYPLAAALRIFFYSKIPAQHINQAMASLTRAARSFLRTKHSRTVTKMSLEIYLVGNYSHDIGPLVRDAIDNGTVRELDLTIADDKDFRCKRADMLQKARVVDGFFSTYPNVLPCLTRLHLYNLRFAEGDMLHHTLFDCCKQLQHLSLDHCDAGDGSVWQIDAPSSGLRVLELRYSYLKRLEVLCLPKLELLRWEVWLHNETPLHFGSVPCLKELFLLCGADIDHPGFSLSQLLDGATDIHTLTLNFQGEKLWIQPESRQLRAAFSKLKKLSIQGIYVEFDLLWTINLLEAAPTVEIFGVEAFEHPCSVPFWVRVGVQRVQPSWKTPGFTSCSKWQLRELHVASFSPLVGHHMLFVREVMGRAPKLETVLLKENEEPCRKCEAMGALPTPIGGMFPRGKDEQDAIARQLRDKRIVSSSSAAKIVFKSIASTVVF